In one Sander lucioperca isolate FBNREF2018 chromosome 7, SLUC_FBN_1.2, whole genome shotgun sequence genomic region, the following are encoded:
- the LOC116057629 gene encoding probable E3 ubiquitin-protein ligase HERC4 isoform X2 — translation MIWSHCCLREEKFSVWTQLALTFQDGQVYTWGQDSKGQLGLGKRKPGANSPQHLRSLSALPLVQIAAGGEQSFALSVSGGVFGWGRNHCGQLGLGDTTDRHTPTPVHCLNMKETIHISCGKDHTAILTKTGAVFTFGSGQYGQLGHNSFRDELRPRLVAELWGAKVTKTACGRHHTLVLTDSKRVYSFGCGEQGQLGHGEESHPSVPLPVQLPQDTTDDPKVRNIFAGGNCSFATCRSNEDLHEEANNDVTRHCLDDVIDKWTSECDSKSWKKIKQEIHRMFSSASCLNASFLEQSKDKHFQTSSKFSGLNLSLARRAFKKLVKKDNVFAELEAAVLHLLPCLDKKPVGVEGLRIYLLLNELLHVIQRHKQQKMSTKLSEVVAAAVINLSADSIQVIGDWWSSLSPSTMVRHVKVWKQALSLILSYEPVPRNSGVRNLLLVLQYMYNANSRIAEPRKMPESDFCLLIDKDFLHEDLRLWHLRSQRKNMHAEPLILCSFPILMDLESKQFAFDMSVEITRLEAIQRTYLDLFWEYGCIPPLQDLLFQLNVRRGSVLEDTLELLAVACHSDYKLPLVIDFDENLTMDDIQLYKKDFFHEVFHEMVSVEYGMFMFNNSETLAWFPSKATQEVKRYFQFGLLCGLAMVNQCIIHLPFPLALFKKLLGVKPSLADMIEFSPCVGKSLLEILEDYEDNVIESLYMDFKINWDGTEVDLDLDNPEKPVTGQNKKEFVDAYVNHVFNASVESVFQEFKRGFFQVCDRDLVKLFRPKELQEVLVGKDFQDWAKLKQNTVYEGEYNTTPPHPTIQMFWEVFDELTEDQKKAFLWFVTGFERVPFLKMEKIKMTVKVQQVQDLSYDQYYPMTHTCFSTLELPLYSTKEIMQTKLTEALSNNRRIYKEDLTL, via the exons ATGATATGGTCACACTGCTGTCTGAGAGAGGAAAAGTTCTCTGTGTGGACGCAACTCGCACTTACGTTCCAAG ATGGTCAGGTGTATACATGGGGCCAGGACTCCAAGGGCCAGCTGGGTCTGGGGAAGAGGAAGCCCGGCGCCAATTCACCCCAACACCTCCGATCCCTGTCAGCACTCCCCCTGGTCCAGATCGCTGCAGGGGGAGAGCAGAGCTtcgccctctctgtctctggagGTGTGTTCGGCTGGGGCAGAAACCACTGTGGACAGCTCGGGCTGGGAGACACAACAG ACAGACATACACCAACTCCTGTTCATTGCCTGAACATGAAGGAAACAATTCATATTTCCTGTGGAAAGGACCACACTGCCATTTTGACAAAG ACTGGTGCAGTGTTTACATTTGGCTCTGGCCAATATGGACAGCTTGGGCACAACTCATTCAGAGATGAACTACGACCTCGGCTTGTTGCAGAGCTCTGGGGGGCAAAGGTCACCAAGACTGCATGTGGACG ACATCACACATTAGTGTTGACAGACTCCAAGAGGGTCTACTCCTTTGGGTGTGGAGAGCAGGGGCAGCTGGGACATGGAGAGGAGAGTCATCCATCTGTGCCGCTACCTGTTCAACTGCCACAGG ACACCACTGATGATCCTAAAGTCAGAAACATCTTCGCAGGAGGAAACTGTTCGTTTGCAACATGCAGGTCTAATGAG GACCTTCATGAGGAGGCAAACAACGATGTAACACGGCATTGTCTCGATGATGTGATTGACAAATGGACCTCTGAATGTGATTCAAAGTCATGGAAAAAGATAAAACA GGAAATTCACAGGATGTTCTCCTCTGCATCTTGTTTGAATGCAAGCTTTCTTGAGCAAAG CAAAGATAAACATTTCCAGACTTCATCAAAGTTCTCTGGCTTGAACTTGTCACTTGCACGACGAGCTTTCAAGAAACTGGTAAAGAAGGACAATGTTTTCGCAGAG CTTGAGGCTGCTGTCCTGCACTTGCTTCCTTGCCTTGATAAGAAGCCTGTGGGAGTGGAGGGATTGAGAATCTACCTGCTTCTCAATGAGCTCCTGCATGTGATccagagacacaaacagcaAAAAATGAGCACAAAGCTTTCTGAGGtggttgctgctgctgtaataAACTTGTCTGCTGACAGCATCCAGGTCATAG GGGACTGGTGGTCCTCACTGTCACCTTCCACCATGGTTAGACATGTTAAGGTGTGGAAGCAGGCCCTCTCACTGATCCTGTCCTATGAGCCTGTTCCTCGCAACTCTGGAGTCAGAAACCTGCTACTAGTCCTCCAGTACATGTACAAT GCCAACAGCAGGATTGCAGAGCCTCGAAAGATGCCAGAAAGTGATTTTTGTTTGTTGATTGACAAAGACTTTCTTCATGAGGATCTGCGGCTTTGGCATTTACGGTCACAACGCAAG aATATGCATGCTGAGCCACTTATCCTTTGTAGCTTTCCAATTCTGATGGATCTGGAGTCAAAGCAATTTGCTTTTGACATGAGTGTTGAAATCACCAGG TTGGAAGCAATACAACGCACCTACTTGGATTTGTTTTGGGAATATGGATGCATTCCCCCGCTTCAAGACCTGCTCTTTCAACTGAACGTGAGGCGAGGATCAGTTTTGGAAGACACCCTTGAACTACTGGCTGTTGCTTGTCACAGTGACTACAAGTTGCCACTTGTG ATTGATTTTGATGAAAACCTTACAATGGATGATATACAGCTCTACAAAAAAGACTTTTTTCACGAAGTGTTTCACGAGATGGTGTCAGTTGAATATGGGATGTTCATGTTCAACAACTCCGAAACGCTGGCATGGTTCCCTTCCAAA GCAACACAGGAGGTCAAGAGATACTTCCAGTTTGGGCTTCTGTGTGGATTGGCTATGGTCAACCAGTGCATCATACACCTACCATTCCCATTGGCTCTGTTCAAGAAGCTGCTCGGTGTCAAGCCTTCACTGGCGGATATGATAGAATTCAGCCCATGTGTTGGAAA GAGTCTGCTGGAAATCCTGGAAGACTACGAAGACAATGTCATAGAAAGTCTCTACATGGATTTCAAA ATCAACTGGGATGGGACAGAGGTTGACCTTGATCTTGACAATCCTGAAAAGCCAGTGACAGGTCAAAATAA GAAGGAGTTTGTGGATGCCTACGTGAATCATGTCTTCAACGCATCAGTGGAGAGTGTGTTTCAGGAGTTCAAGCGTGGCTTCTTCCAGGTGTGTGACAGGGATTTGGTGAAGCTGTTTCGACCGAAGGAGCTGCAGGAGGTGCTGGTGGGCAAAGACTTCCAAGACTGGGCAAAGCTGAAACAG AACACAGTTTATGAGGGGGAGTACAATACCACACCACCACACCCCACCATACAGATGTTTTGGGAGGTTTTTGATGAACTAACTGAAGATCAAAAGAAAGCTTTCCTTT GGTTTGTGACTGGTTTTGAAAGGGTGCCGTTTCTTAAAATGGAAAAGATCAAGATGACTGTCAAAGTTCAACAAGTCCAGGACCTCTCCTACGACCAGTACTACCCTATGACACACACATGTTTCTCAACCCTGGAGCTACCCTTATACTCAACCAAGGAGATCATGCAAACCAAGCTGACAGAGGCCCTGAGCAACAACAGACGAATCTACAAGGAGGACTTAACACTTTAA
- the LOC116057629 gene encoding probable E3 ubiquitin-protein ligase HERC4 isoform X1, with product MFAWGEDSQRGFRLKDGSNVDSTPTTDNGVHLLNVSYHITDLCGGHNVLAFVKSNGNSFIIRTNVSKDGRRARGKQKFVECKEKIQAVRCGDDMVTLLSERGKVLCVDATRTYVPRPLEALCKIPVCQVACGSQHSVALTKDGQVYTWGQDSKGQLGLGKRKPGANSPQHLRSLSALPLVQIAAGGEQSFALSVSGGVFGWGRNHCGQLGLGDTTDRHTPTPVHCLNMKETIHISCGKDHTAILTKTGAVFTFGSGQYGQLGHNSFRDELRPRLVAELWGAKVTKTACGRHHTLVLTDSKRVYSFGCGEQGQLGHGEESHPSVPLPVQLPQDTTDDPKVRNIFAGGNCSFATCRSNEDLHEEANNDVTRHCLDDVIDKWTSECDSKSWKKIKQEIHRMFSSASCLNASFLEQSKDKHFQTSSKFSGLNLSLARRAFKKLVKKDNVFAELEAAVLHLLPCLDKKPVGVEGLRIYLLLNELLHVIQRHKQQKMSTKLSEVVAAAVINLSADSIQVIGDWWSSLSPSTMVRHVKVWKQALSLILSYEPVPRNSGVRNLLLVLQYMYNANSRIAEPRKMPESDFCLLIDKDFLHEDLRLWHLRSQRKNMHAEPLILCSFPILMDLESKQFAFDMSVEITRLEAIQRTYLDLFWEYGCIPPLQDLLFQLNVRRGSVLEDTLELLAVACHSDYKLPLVIDFDENLTMDDIQLYKKDFFHEVFHEMVSVEYGMFMFNNSETLAWFPSKATQEVKRYFQFGLLCGLAMVNQCIIHLPFPLALFKKLLGVKPSLADMIEFSPCVGKSLLEILEDYEDNVIESLYMDFKINWDGTEVDLDLDNPEKPVTGQNKKEFVDAYVNHVFNASVESVFQEFKRGFFQVCDRDLVKLFRPKELQEVLVGKDFQDWAKLKQNTVYEGEYNTTPPHPTIQMFWEVFDELTEDQKKAFLWFVTGFERVPFLKMEKIKMTVKVQQVQDLSYDQYYPMTHTCFSTLELPLYSTKEIMQTKLTEALSNNRRIYKEDLTL from the exons ATGTTTGCATGGGGAGAGGACAGTCAGCGGGGCTTTCGCTTAAAAGATGGCTCAAATGTCGACAGTACACCTACAACAGATAATGGGGTTCATCTTTTGAACGTCAGTTATCACATCACGGATCTGTGCGGAGGTCACAACGTGCTGGCTTTCGTCAAAAGTAACGGAAACTCGTTCATTATTCGCACAAATGTGAGCAAAGATGGGAGAAGAGCCCGAGGAAAACAGA AGTTTGTTGAGTGTAAAGAGAAGATTCAGGCTGTGAGGTGTGGTGATGATATGGTCACACTGCTGTCTGAGAGAGGAAAAGTTCTCTGTGTGGACGCAACTCGCACTTACGTTCCAAG GCCCCTGGAAGCTTTGTGTAAAATACCAGTTTGTCAGGTTGCTTGTGGGAGCCAGCATTCAGTTGCTCTGACCAAAG ATGGTCAGGTGTATACATGGGGCCAGGACTCCAAGGGCCAGCTGGGTCTGGGGAAGAGGAAGCCCGGCGCCAATTCACCCCAACACCTCCGATCCCTGTCAGCACTCCCCCTGGTCCAGATCGCTGCAGGGGGAGAGCAGAGCTtcgccctctctgtctctggagGTGTGTTCGGCTGGGGCAGAAACCACTGTGGACAGCTCGGGCTGGGAGACACAACAG ACAGACATACACCAACTCCTGTTCATTGCCTGAACATGAAGGAAACAATTCATATTTCCTGTGGAAAGGACCACACTGCCATTTTGACAAAG ACTGGTGCAGTGTTTACATTTGGCTCTGGCCAATATGGACAGCTTGGGCACAACTCATTCAGAGATGAACTACGACCTCGGCTTGTTGCAGAGCTCTGGGGGGCAAAGGTCACCAAGACTGCATGTGGACG ACATCACACATTAGTGTTGACAGACTCCAAGAGGGTCTACTCCTTTGGGTGTGGAGAGCAGGGGCAGCTGGGACATGGAGAGGAGAGTCATCCATCTGTGCCGCTACCTGTTCAACTGCCACAGG ACACCACTGATGATCCTAAAGTCAGAAACATCTTCGCAGGAGGAAACTGTTCGTTTGCAACATGCAGGTCTAATGAG GACCTTCATGAGGAGGCAAACAACGATGTAACACGGCATTGTCTCGATGATGTGATTGACAAATGGACCTCTGAATGTGATTCAAAGTCATGGAAAAAGATAAAACA GGAAATTCACAGGATGTTCTCCTCTGCATCTTGTTTGAATGCAAGCTTTCTTGAGCAAAG CAAAGATAAACATTTCCAGACTTCATCAAAGTTCTCTGGCTTGAACTTGTCACTTGCACGACGAGCTTTCAAGAAACTGGTAAAGAAGGACAATGTTTTCGCAGAG CTTGAGGCTGCTGTCCTGCACTTGCTTCCTTGCCTTGATAAGAAGCCTGTGGGAGTGGAGGGATTGAGAATCTACCTGCTTCTCAATGAGCTCCTGCATGTGATccagagacacaaacagcaAAAAATGAGCACAAAGCTTTCTGAGGtggttgctgctgctgtaataAACTTGTCTGCTGACAGCATCCAGGTCATAG GGGACTGGTGGTCCTCACTGTCACCTTCCACCATGGTTAGACATGTTAAGGTGTGGAAGCAGGCCCTCTCACTGATCCTGTCCTATGAGCCTGTTCCTCGCAACTCTGGAGTCAGAAACCTGCTACTAGTCCTCCAGTACATGTACAAT GCCAACAGCAGGATTGCAGAGCCTCGAAAGATGCCAGAAAGTGATTTTTGTTTGTTGATTGACAAAGACTTTCTTCATGAGGATCTGCGGCTTTGGCATTTACGGTCACAACGCAAG aATATGCATGCTGAGCCACTTATCCTTTGTAGCTTTCCAATTCTGATGGATCTGGAGTCAAAGCAATTTGCTTTTGACATGAGTGTTGAAATCACCAGG TTGGAAGCAATACAACGCACCTACTTGGATTTGTTTTGGGAATATGGATGCATTCCCCCGCTTCAAGACCTGCTCTTTCAACTGAACGTGAGGCGAGGATCAGTTTTGGAAGACACCCTTGAACTACTGGCTGTTGCTTGTCACAGTGACTACAAGTTGCCACTTGTG ATTGATTTTGATGAAAACCTTACAATGGATGATATACAGCTCTACAAAAAAGACTTTTTTCACGAAGTGTTTCACGAGATGGTGTCAGTTGAATATGGGATGTTCATGTTCAACAACTCCGAAACGCTGGCATGGTTCCCTTCCAAA GCAACACAGGAGGTCAAGAGATACTTCCAGTTTGGGCTTCTGTGTGGATTGGCTATGGTCAACCAGTGCATCATACACCTACCATTCCCATTGGCTCTGTTCAAGAAGCTGCTCGGTGTCAAGCCTTCACTGGCGGATATGATAGAATTCAGCCCATGTGTTGGAAA GAGTCTGCTGGAAATCCTGGAAGACTACGAAGACAATGTCATAGAAAGTCTCTACATGGATTTCAAA ATCAACTGGGATGGGACAGAGGTTGACCTTGATCTTGACAATCCTGAAAAGCCAGTGACAGGTCAAAATAA GAAGGAGTTTGTGGATGCCTACGTGAATCATGTCTTCAACGCATCAGTGGAGAGTGTGTTTCAGGAGTTCAAGCGTGGCTTCTTCCAGGTGTGTGACAGGGATTTGGTGAAGCTGTTTCGACCGAAGGAGCTGCAGGAGGTGCTGGTGGGCAAAGACTTCCAAGACTGGGCAAAGCTGAAACAG AACACAGTTTATGAGGGGGAGTACAATACCACACCACCACACCCCACCATACAGATGTTTTGGGAGGTTTTTGATGAACTAACTGAAGATCAAAAGAAAGCTTTCCTTT GGTTTGTGACTGGTTTTGAAAGGGTGCCGTTTCTTAAAATGGAAAAGATCAAGATGACTGTCAAAGTTCAACAAGTCCAGGACCTCTCCTACGACCAGTACTACCCTATGACACACACATGTTTCTCAACCCTGGAGCTACCCTTATACTCAACCAAGGAGATCATGCAAACCAAGCTGACAGAGGCCCTGAGCAACAACAGACGAATCTACAAGGAGGACTTAACACTTTAA